Genomic DNA from Paenibacillus sp. KS-LC4:
GTTCCCGAATTGAACAAACCGGTGCCCAGATACTTACCTATCCATTTCCACAAGATGCCTTCTCTCATGATCCGGTGTTGAAGCCTCAGGAGTACAAGCATTCTTATCAGTTCATTCATATGATGATAAGCGGAATCATTCGGAGGATTATCCCCAATGTGCTGCGATTAATAGAGAATCAAAAGTTTGACTATATAATATTTGATTCCCTGATGGGATGGGGAGGGACTATTCTTTCAGAAAAACTGGGCATTCCCGCGGTGTGTTCAATTGCCTCCTTTGCTTTTATAGAGCCTCTTGGGTCTGGATCAGACCTTAATGAGACGGAGACGAAGGAGCTTTATGAGACTACGATGAAGATAGCAACTGAGTTATCCGAAGAGTTTCAAGTGAGTATTCCAGCCATGGAAGAGATTCCGGCACATGCAGGTCAGTTAAAGCTCGTGTACACTAGCCGTTATTTTCAGCCGCAGGCAGAAAAGCTGGATGATCGTTTTATTTTCACTGGTCCTTCGATCATAACACGTCAAGATGCTCCGGTCTTCTCGTTCGAGCCGCTTCGCGAACGCTACCCTCAAACCGTGTACATTGCCATGGGTACGATTTTAAATAAGAACTTGGATTTCTATCAGCTTTGTTTTGAAGCATTAGGTGACCTACCCGTGAATGTTGTTCTATCTTCAGGGAAATACACGGATATGGAGCCGCTGACGGAACAAATTCCTCCTAATTTTATCGTCAAGCCATATATTGCACAGTTGGAAATGCTGCAGCATACAGATGTTTTTATTACACATGCTGGAATGAACAGCACGAGTGAGGCGCTATATTACAACGTTCCGATGGTGATGATCCCATTAACGTCAGATCAGCCTCTTGTTGCAGATCGGGTACAGGAGTTGGGCGCGGGTATTACTTTGAATAAACATAACCTCAGTGCAACTAATTTGAGAGAGGCGTTAATAGAAGTCTTACACAATTCACTTTATAAACGGCAGGCTTACCTCATCGGCGAATCTTTACGCCAGGCTGGAGGCTACAAGCGGGCCGCCGAAATGATCATGAGTCATATGGGTTCAGCCCGAGGAAGTTACACAATTTAGTGGTGTTCCATTCAAAGTCGCTTACAAAGCGGCTTTTTTTGTTTTTAGGAACCAAGTTGTTGTCCAAAGCCAAGGACAATAACTTGGGAGCAATGTCTGGACCGAAAAGCGGCAACATACTGGTTGTATGGCGCAAAGTGGTGCTATTGATGAGTGAAGCTTCCTTACTGGTTTCTCATACGATATTCGGAAGGAGTTTGGCCAGTTACGGATTTGAAAATACGACTGAAATAGTGATGATCAATATAACCAACTTGAACAGCTATATCCTTTAATTTCAGAGTATCATTTTGTTGAATGAGTTGTTTTGCTTTTTCAATACGCTTATTGGTCAAATATTCCACAAACGTTGT
This window encodes:
- a CDS encoding macrolide family glycosyltransferase, whose product is MARVLVVITPAEGHVNPSLGLVTQLTNNGEEVIYVCTEEYRSRIEQTGAQILTYPFPQDAFSHDPVLKPQEYKHSYQFIHMMISGIIRRIIPNVLRLIENQKFDYIIFDSLMGWGGTILSEKLGIPAVCSIASFAFIEPLGSGSDLNETETKELYETTMKIATELSEEFQVSIPAMEEIPAHAGQLKLVYTSRYFQPQAEKLDDRFIFTGPSIITRQDAPVFSFEPLRERYPQTVYIAMGTILNKNLDFYQLCFEALGDLPVNVVLSSGKYTDMEPLTEQIPPNFIVKPYIAQLEMLQHTDVFITHAGMNSTSEALYYNVPMVMIPLTSDQPLVADRVQELGAGITLNKHNLSATNLREALIEVLHNSLYKRQAYLIGESLRQAGGYKRAAEMIMSHMGSARGSYTI